In Candidatus Melainabacteria bacterium RIFOXYA2_FULL_32_9, the following are encoded in one genomic region:
- a CDS encoding peptide ABC transporter ATP-binding protein, giving the protein MIKLENVFKSFKSLTVLKNINIEIIKGEIIAVIGPSGCGKSTFLKCINGLLPVTKGKIFIDGVDITDDNVNLNQIRAEVGIVFQQFNLFPHMTVKENIMLAPMKVKKMPKEKAEILAIQLLEKVGILDKIDRYPEELSGGQAQRVAIARSLAMQPKIMLFDEPTSALDPKMTGEVLDTMKELAEEGMTMIVVTHEMSFARDVANKVVFLSNGEILEEGSPDIIFKNPNNDATREFLRSVLKLEV; this is encoded by the coding sequence ATGATTAAATTAGAAAACGTCTTTAAATCGTTCAAAAGTCTCACCGTATTGAAAAACATTAATATTGAGATAATTAAAGGTGAGATTATAGCCGTTATCGGCCCATCAGGATGTGGTAAAAGCACATTCTTAAAATGCATCAATGGATTATTACCTGTTACAAAGGGAAAAATATTCATTGATGGAGTAGACATTACTGATGATAATGTAAATCTTAATCAAATTAGAGCTGAAGTAGGAATCGTTTTCCAGCAATTTAATTTATTTCCTCATATGACAGTTAAAGAAAATATAATGCTGGCCCCAATGAAAGTGAAGAAAATGCCTAAAGAAAAAGCTGAAATTCTTGCAATACAGCTTCTTGAAAAAGTAGGAATACTTGATAAAATAGACAGATACCCAGAGGAATTATCAGGTGGACAAGCTCAAAGAGTTGCAATTGCAAGAAGTCTGGCAATGCAGCCCAAAATTATGCTTTTTGATGAACCTACCAGCGCTTTAGACCCAAAAATGACAGGTGAAGTACTGGATACAATGAAAGAATTAGCAGAAGAAGGCATGACTATGATTGTTGTTACTCACGAGATGAGCTTTGCCAGAGATGTTGCAAATAAGGTTGTATTCTTATCTAATGGTGAAATTTTGGAAGAAGGATCACCTGATATAATATTCAAAAACCCAAATAACGACGCCACACGCGAATTTTTAAGAAGTGTATTAAAGTTGGAAGTGTAA